Proteins from one Corynebacterium epidermidicanis genomic window:
- a CDS encoding enoyl-CoA hydratase/isomerase family protein, which translates to MQRKRHETRHDAPVRAYAQASTGILELNRPRAINAINGEMVDIITPALEDWRDDPEIHRVLIFSNSERGFCAGGDIREVRDHAIEGDHEFGDQYLQKEYTMNKIMANFPKPYVALIDGVVMGGGLGASAHGSHRVITEKAFAAMPEMAIGFVPDVGISYMMTHMVGEEGRKIPALATFAGLTGYRLSAADMLYTGLATHFVPSKDLAEFQEMLIAESIDEALEKYAGELDEEPRIREFLPEIEACFSKGTWAEIDAALNECENEEFVDLVRDLMSNANPSSVVASAEMYAVNTKVSTVEEAIHNEYEIGYLLRREPNFAEGIRAVLVDKDRNPSFVPATYDEVDAAKYHAVLN; encoded by the coding sequence ATGCAAAGAAAACGACATGAAACACGCCACGATGCTCCAGTGCGTGCATACGCTCAAGCATCCACGGGCATTCTTGAGCTCAACCGGCCCCGTGCGATTAACGCCATCAACGGCGAGATGGTAGATATCATCACGCCGGCGCTCGAGGACTGGCGCGATGACCCGGAGATCCATCGGGTGCTCATCTTCTCGAACTCCGAGCGTGGCTTCTGTGCGGGAGGGGACATTCGCGAAGTGCGAGACCACGCCATTGAAGGTGATCACGAGTTTGGGGATCAATATCTCCAGAAGGAGTACACCATGAATAAAATCATGGCGAATTTCCCCAAGCCGTACGTGGCGCTGATCGACGGCGTCGTGATGGGTGGTGGCCTTGGCGCCAGTGCCCACGGCAGCCACCGAGTGATTACGGAAAAGGCGTTCGCTGCAATGCCGGAGATGGCGATCGGCTTTGTCCCCGATGTGGGAATTTCCTACATGATGACGCACATGGTCGGCGAGGAAGGCCGGAAGATTCCGGCTCTTGCTACCTTTGCTGGCTTGACCGGCTACCGCTTAAGCGCAGCGGATATGCTCTACACCGGCTTGGCTACTCACTTCGTGCCGAGCAAAGACCTGGCGGAGTTCCAAGAAATGCTCATCGCGGAGTCTATTGATGAGGCGCTCGAAAAGTACGCGGGGGAATTGGACGAAGAACCGAGGATCCGCGAATTCCTGCCTGAGATTGAGGCATGCTTCAGCAAGGGGACGTGGGCGGAAATCGATGCCGCGCTGAACGAATGTGAAAACGAAGAATTCGTTGACCTGGTGCGTGACCTAATGAGCAACGCGAACCCGTCCTCGGTGGTTGCTTCGGCAGAGATGTACGCAGTGAACACCAAGGTGAGTACCGTCGAAGAAGCAATTCACAACGAATACGAGATCGGCTACCTGCTGCGACGCGAGCCGAACTTTGCGGAAGGCATTCGCGCGGTGTTGGTTGACAAGGATCGCAACCCCAGCTTCGTGCCTGCTACCTACGATGAAGTAGACGCTGCCAAGTACCACGCAGTATTGAACTAG
- the ppk2 gene encoding polyphosphate kinase 2 yields the protein MGKKDANKPPKLAKEAYEAELKRLQAELVDMQQWVVETGARVVIIMEGRDAAGKGSAIKRITQYLNPRTCRIEALPAPNSREQGQWYFQRYVEKLPTAGEIVIFDRSWYNRAGVERVMGFCTSQEYRRFLHQAPIFERLLVEDGIMLRKYWFSVSDEEQVKRFKSRRNDPLRRWKLSPMDLQSITRWEDYSRAKDEMFIHTDIPSAPWYTVESEDKKRSRINVISHLLSTIPYEKIDRPLPEIPERPESSNDYVRPPREEFRYVPDVAAHLEEDRLAETKKPGKKSHKKTKK from the coding sequence ATGGGAAAAAAGGACGCAAACAAACCACCTAAGCTAGCCAAAGAAGCGTACGAGGCCGAGCTGAAGCGGCTTCAGGCTGAGCTCGTCGATATGCAGCAATGGGTGGTGGAAACCGGTGCCCGCGTGGTCATCATCATGGAGGGGCGCGACGCTGCCGGAAAAGGCTCCGCGATCAAACGCATCACCCAATACCTCAACCCGCGTACCTGCCGCATCGAGGCGCTGCCGGCCCCGAACTCTCGGGAGCAGGGGCAATGGTACTTCCAGCGCTACGTCGAAAAGCTGCCGACCGCCGGAGAAATCGTCATCTTTGACCGCTCCTGGTACAACCGCGCTGGTGTTGAGCGAGTGATGGGATTTTGCACCTCGCAGGAATACCGACGCTTCCTGCACCAAGCCCCAATCTTTGAGCGCTTGCTAGTTGAAGACGGCATCATGCTGCGCAAATACTGGTTCTCCGTGTCCGACGAAGAACAAGTCAAGCGGTTTAAATCGCGGCGGAATGATCCGCTTCGTCGCTGGAAGCTATCGCCGATGGATCTGCAGTCCATCACGCGCTGGGAAGATTACTCGCGCGCGAAGGATGAAATGTTTATCCATACCGACATTCCATCCGCACCGTGGTACACCGTGGAATCCGAAGACAAAAAGCGGTCCCGAATCAACGTGATCAGCCACCTGCTCTCCACGATTCCTTATGAGAAGATCGATCGTCCGTTGCCGGAGATCCCAGAACGCCCTGAATCGTCCAATGATTACGTGCGACCGCCTCGGGAAGAGTTCCGCTATGTGCCGGACGTGGCGGCACATCTGGAAGAAGACCGACTCGCAGAAACTAAAAAGCCTGGAAAGAAGTCCCACAAAAAGACCAAAAAATAG
- a CDS encoding GntR family transcriptional regulator: protein MQLDPNSPIPLFQQLHDEIIADIARGKLPRGTKLNSVRKVAANFGINPATVKKAYDLLQSEGIVATHGRSGTVVVMEGTQSLQDELVALVLRAHAQGVSTAQLHDMLDAATSAAFVEKG from the coding sequence ATGCAGCTTGACCCAAACTCGCCGATTCCCCTGTTTCAGCAGCTTCACGACGAAATCATCGCTGACATAGCGCGGGGAAAGCTGCCAAGGGGTACGAAGCTCAATTCTGTGCGGAAAGTAGCCGCCAATTTCGGTATCAATCCCGCCACCGTGAAAAAGGCCTACGACCTGCTGCAAAGCGAGGGGATTGTCGCGACCCACGGGCGCTCGGGGACCGTGGTGGTAATGGAGGGAACCCAGTCGCTACAGGACGAGCTCGTCGCCTTAGTCTTGCGGGCGCACGCCCAAGGCGTATCGACGGCGCAACTGCATGACATGCTCGATGCCGCTACTTCCGCCGCCTTTGTCGAGAAAGGCTGA
- a CDS encoding MMPL family transporter: MASFLYKLGKNAYLNRWRYLAIWLIILVAVGGSATAFSKNTSSSFSIPGLDSVVTQEKMKERFPDSVDPTSEPTAQIVIQAPEGKTLNDEEQKNAVNSLMGDLQAKDYLIRKEQLVSPAMAAMGMKQQLSQAKAAQGVPPDQIEADFKVLSPLSEDGRTGIASVTFDAATSMDVSSEDLADLQQTLDEPRDGITVSYGGQVMQGNNAIGGASELIGLAIAALVLMITFGSFVAAGMPLISAVVGVAVGLLGITLGTAFTDSINDMTPTLASMIGLAVGIDYALFIVSRFRSELISRIGNDLSPAELAQAIKRTSREQRAEAMGFAVGKAGSAVVFAGLTVIIALTALTIINIPFLSAMALAAAATVVIAVAVALSFLPALLGALGTKAFAGKVPAVKAPDPEDEKPTMGLKWVRRIRKHPLIHLVAGVAFLALLAIPAGNLRLAMPTDGSANLGSPARIAYDTTAEAFGPGRNAPMIALIDLADVQPEGRQEAVAKAVETFATTEGVANAQVVKTTDSLDTAQVLITPQFGATDERASETLARLREHAAAFNSETGGTYGITGATPIFDDISQRLQDVLLPYVAIVLALAFLVLMLVFRSIWVPLIAAAGFALSVAATFGVTVGFFQEGWLGLIEDPQPLLSFLPIMLIGLVFGLAMDYQVFLVTRMREGWAHGKTAGNATSNGFKHGARVVTAAALIMISVFAAFMLQDAVFIKTMGFALAVAVLFDAFVVRMMIIPATMFLLDERAWWLPSWIDKILPKVDIEGESLQRSAGIQASN; encoded by the coding sequence GTGGCTTCATTCCTATACAAGCTTGGCAAAAATGCCTACCTCAACCGCTGGAGATACCTTGCCATCTGGTTGATCATCCTCGTAGCAGTAGGTGGAAGTGCTACTGCCTTTTCCAAAAACACGAGCAGTTCCTTTTCTATTCCGGGCCTCGATTCCGTGGTGACTCAAGAGAAAATGAAGGAACGCTTCCCCGACAGTGTTGACCCAACTAGCGAGCCAACTGCACAAATCGTCATTCAGGCTCCCGAAGGGAAAACCTTGAATGACGAAGAACAAAAGAATGCCGTCAACTCACTGATGGGCGACCTCCAAGCGAAAGACTATCTAATTCGCAAAGAGCAGCTTGTTTCGCCTGCGATGGCAGCGATGGGAATGAAACAGCAGCTCAGCCAAGCAAAGGCTGCACAAGGCGTTCCTCCGGATCAGATCGAGGCGGACTTCAAAGTTCTGTCCCCGTTGAGCGAAGATGGCCGGACGGGCATTGCATCTGTGACCTTCGATGCAGCAACGTCAATGGATGTGTCTTCAGAAGACCTTGCTGATTTGCAGCAGACCCTTGACGAGCCACGCGACGGCATCACCGTTTCCTACGGCGGCCAAGTCATGCAGGGCAACAACGCCATAGGTGGGGCATCGGAACTCATTGGTCTTGCAATCGCTGCCCTGGTTCTGATGATCACCTTCGGTTCTTTTGTCGCAGCAGGCATGCCTCTGATTTCTGCGGTAGTAGGTGTGGCGGTCGGCCTGCTGGGCATCACCCTGGGCACGGCTTTTACAGACTCGATCAACGATATGACTCCAACTCTTGCCTCAATGATCGGCCTGGCTGTGGGTATCGATTACGCGCTGTTCATCGTTTCGCGGTTCCGTAGCGAATTGATCTCGCGGATTGGCAATGACCTTTCCCCTGCCGAACTTGCCCAGGCAATCAAACGAACCTCTCGTGAACAACGCGCTGAGGCAATGGGCTTCGCTGTGGGCAAGGCCGGTTCTGCCGTCGTTTTCGCAGGTCTCACTGTTATCATCGCGCTCACGGCCCTCACGATTATCAACATTCCATTCCTATCTGCCATGGCGCTAGCTGCAGCTGCGACCGTCGTTATTGCTGTAGCAGTGGCCTTGAGTTTCCTGCCGGCTCTGCTGGGAGCGCTCGGGACCAAGGCATTTGCTGGAAAGGTGCCTGCTGTTAAAGCTCCGGATCCAGAGGACGAAAAACCAACCATGGGCCTCAAGTGGGTACGTCGTATCCGCAAACACCCACTTATCCACCTTGTTGCTGGCGTAGCTTTCTTAGCGCTTCTGGCAATACCCGCAGGTAACCTGCGCCTCGCCATGCCTACTGACGGCAGCGCCAACCTTGGTTCTCCTGCCCGCATTGCTTACGACACGACCGCGGAAGCATTCGGCCCAGGACGAAATGCTCCGATGATCGCTCTCATTGACCTAGCCGACGTCCAGCCGGAAGGCCGGCAAGAGGCCGTCGCAAAGGCTGTGGAAACCTTTGCCACTACCGAAGGCGTGGCCAACGCACAGGTAGTCAAGACCACAGACAGCTTGGATACCGCGCAGGTGCTAATCACCCCACAGTTTGGCGCAACAGATGAACGCGCTTCTGAGACCCTGGCACGACTGCGTGAGCACGCCGCAGCGTTCAACAGTGAAACGGGTGGTACGTATGGAATCACCGGTGCCACCCCAATTTTCGATGACATCTCGCAGCGCCTCCAAGATGTCCTCTTGCCTTATGTGGCGATCGTACTTGCGTTAGCATTCTTGGTGCTCATGCTGGTATTCCGCTCCATCTGGGTGCCGCTCATTGCAGCTGCAGGCTTTGCTCTTTCTGTAGCCGCGACGTTCGGTGTGACGGTCGGGTTCTTCCAGGAAGGTTGGCTGGGCCTCATCGAAGACCCACAACCATTGCTTTCCTTCCTCCCTATCATGCTAATCGGACTCGTGTTTGGCCTTGCGATGGATTACCAGGTCTTCCTCGTCACGCGCATGCGTGAAGGCTGGGCGCACGGTAAGACTGCCGGGAATGCGACCTCCAACGGATTCAAGCACGGCGCGCGCGTCGTCACGGCTGCTGCCCTCATCATGATCTCGGTGTTCGCCGCGTTCATGCTTCAAGACGCCGTCTTCATCAAGACCATGGGTTTTGCCCTCGCCGTGGCCGTGCTTTTCGACGCCTTCGTGGTCCGCATGATGATCATCCCAGCCACAATGTTTCTACTCGACGAACGGGCTTGGTGGCTGCCAAGCTGGATCGATAAGATCTTGCCCAAGGTTGATATCGAGGGCGAAAGCCTCCAGCGAAGCGCCGGAATTCAGGCCTCGAACTAA
- a CDS encoding sulfite exporter TauE/SafE family protein yields the protein MWHAVSYALMDSINVLLIGVIVLLGVVLPPSARYRRIATLLVGGDWLGVFLLSVPVLLLLDSIRSRVEAALASPIFGWVLIAVGVVSAVMTWRGGDSTALMNRMLGPLRTPTWRTAAVGFVLGVVQSITSLPFFAGLAYLSTGGFSTPVRYLGLVFYASLALSLPALTAVAVGFVRAYPESPAGRAFAWSRENGSRVSQWAGYLVSVCLIVMGCTHL from the coding sequence ATGTGGCACGCCGTGAGTTACGCGCTGATGGATTCCATCAATGTGCTCCTCATCGGTGTGATTGTGCTGCTTGGGGTAGTGTTGCCTCCCAGTGCACGGTATCGTCGCATCGCCACGTTGCTCGTGGGCGGGGATTGGCTGGGAGTTTTCTTGCTGTCGGTCCCGGTGCTGCTTTTGCTCGATTCGATCCGCTCGCGAGTGGAGGCTGCGCTGGCCTCACCCATCTTTGGTTGGGTGCTGATCGCGGTAGGCGTGGTCAGCGCGGTGATGACTTGGCGCGGCGGGGATTCTACTGCCCTCATGAACCGCATGCTGGGTCCTTTGCGGACTCCGACTTGGCGCACCGCTGCAGTTGGATTTGTGTTAGGGGTGGTGCAGTCGATCACTTCCTTGCCGTTCTTCGCCGGACTGGCCTATTTGAGCACTGGGGGCTTCTCGACGCCCGTTCGCTACCTGGGGCTCGTATTCTATGCCAGCCTCGCGCTGAGTTTGCCAGCGCTGACTGCGGTGGCGGTCGGTTTTGTCCGTGCCTACCCTGAATCTCCGGCCGGACGCGCCTTTGCATGGTCTCGGGAGAATGGCAGCCGGGTTTCCCAGTGGGCTGGCTACTTGGTGAGTGTGTGTTTGATTGTCATGGGGTGCACACACTTGTAA
- a CDS encoding TetR/AcrR family transcriptional regulator — translation MAGLRESKKAATRAAIAAAAAEIAMRDGADAVTVAAIAEAANVSTRTFHNYFASREEALGEYLRGSVEALLAKAEGIPATTSLFDTIELILIDTILHDKNMRGTITALFTISQQVDCMSPGQVPAEMKELTQWFLERCYARYPDHDRLRVQLAFQLAAHTAAAAIESELLHSGSMEATDQLEQRIRKTFALVRSGEFTR, via the coding sequence ATGGCTGGTCTCCGCGAATCCAAAAAGGCAGCTACTCGTGCTGCAATTGCAGCTGCGGCAGCGGAAATCGCAATGCGCGATGGTGCAGATGCAGTAACCGTCGCGGCCATCGCCGAAGCAGCCAATGTCTCAACGCGGACTTTTCATAACTACTTTGCGTCCCGCGAAGAGGCGCTCGGTGAATATTTGCGGGGATCCGTTGAGGCTCTGCTTGCAAAAGCCGAAGGGATTCCAGCCACGACCAGCCTGTTCGACACCATCGAGCTCATTTTGATCGACACGATCCTGCACGATAAAAACATGCGTGGCACCATCACCGCGCTGTTCACGATCAGCCAACAGGTTGATTGCATGTCCCCTGGGCAGGTGCCTGCGGAAATGAAAGAGCTCACGCAATGGTTCCTGGAGCGGTGCTATGCACGTTACCCCGACCACGATCGCCTTAGGGTTCAACTGGCCTTCCAACTAGCTGCCCACACAGCCGCAGCGGCGATCGAGAGCGAATTGCTGCACAGTGGCTCAATGGAAGCCACCGACCAGCTCGAACAGCGCATTCGTAAAACTTTCGCACTAGTGCGCAGCGGTGAGTTCACCCGCTGA
- a CDS encoding nicotinamide mononucleotide transporter family protein — protein MNLFNQLLGATLMIGGVPILWREIIGNIFGLASAYGGMKRVVWAWPIGIIGNILLFTVFLGSAFSTPQNLDLYGQAGRQVMFLVVSTYGWYSWSVARRQGIKEETELDPARSIVSEPAADASAVRPRWASTRERLGMVVFAVFSTVACAWVFQALGSWGPWADAWIFTGSLLATYGMARGWTEFWLIWIGVDIVGVPLLLHAGFYPSAFLYVVYGAFVLWGFITWLKVQKNNPH, from the coding sequence ATGAACCTCTTCAATCAACTCCTAGGTGCCACTTTGATGATTGGTGGCGTGCCCATTCTCTGGAGAGAAATCATCGGCAACATTTTTGGCCTCGCCAGCGCTTACGGTGGGATGAAACGCGTGGTGTGGGCGTGGCCGATTGGAATTATCGGCAACATTTTGTTGTTTACGGTGTTTTTAGGCAGCGCGTTCTCCACACCCCAGAATTTGGATTTGTACGGCCAAGCTGGCCGCCAAGTGATGTTTCTAGTGGTGAGCACCTACGGTTGGTATTCCTGGTCTGTTGCCAGACGTCAAGGAATCAAAGAGGAAACGGAACTGGATCCTGCTCGATCAATCGTGTCGGAGCCGGCCGCCGATGCCTCTGCGGTGCGACCACGCTGGGCTAGCACACGTGAGCGGCTTGGCATGGTCGTGTTCGCAGTATTCAGCACGGTGGCATGCGCATGGGTTTTTCAGGCCCTGGGCTCGTGGGGACCATGGGCAGACGCTTGGATCTTCACCGGTTCACTATTGGCGACTTACGGAATGGCTCGTGGCTGGACCGAGTTCTGGCTGATTTGGATCGGCGTCGACATCGTCGGCGTACCGCTACTCCTACATGCCGGTTTTTACCCTTCGGCGTTTCTCTACGTCGTCTACGGGGCGTTTGTATTGTGGGGGTTTATCACTTGGCTGAAAGTGCAGAAAAACAACCCGCACTAG
- a CDS encoding DUF6882 domain-containing protein — protein sequence MHLAAPRTLNELAEDGKINQADIDAHFNQFLGAVNATEVARTNDGFTVRFGRSGHPDLDVPARLVATIQDDQWHWNLPQAATAASSFNIPELNSPTPAINLDVLTAAARTLCDDAPIIRVPFNDHVTVLALTIAPSRSTAQQALLNGPWDPTPRELTAFAVRRGLASLPPHTTTKELRTTSYYLSREHQMLFDARVNSNPQLAAALPQLGIPLGHVSNGLWTWADSPLVRHLRNFGQEHTMPVFVRPQVPLDVAQKLNLIDCAKAASQVWTHVFIPLTPTAYRVVLLQHPEFTVPVATREVIHAVLSQPPAGDIDQDAAREEYLEHVRLRAENR from the coding sequence GTGCATTTAGCTGCCCCGCGTACCCTCAATGAGCTAGCCGAAGACGGCAAGATTAACCAAGCTGACATTGACGCTCACTTCAATCAATTTCTCGGTGCAGTCAACGCTACCGAAGTCGCTCGCACCAACGATGGCTTCACCGTGCGCTTCGGACGCTCCGGGCACCCCGACCTCGACGTACCAGCCCGACTCGTAGCCACCATCCAGGACGACCAATGGCATTGGAACCTTCCCCAAGCCGCCACCGCAGCAAGCAGCTTCAACATCCCCGAGCTCAATTCTCCCACTCCGGCGATCAACCTGGACGTACTCACCGCCGCTGCTCGCACCCTTTGCGACGACGCCCCCATCATCCGCGTCCCCTTCAACGACCACGTCACAGTCCTTGCGCTCACCATCGCTCCCAGCCGCAGCACAGCACAACAAGCACTACTCAATGGCCCGTGGGATCCGACTCCGCGCGAGCTCACCGCTTTCGCCGTTCGTCGCGGGCTCGCCTCCCTACCGCCACACACCACCACCAAGGAACTACGCACTACCAGCTATTACCTCTCCCGCGAGCACCAAATGCTTTTCGACGCCCGCGTGAACAGCAACCCACAACTGGCTGCCGCACTCCCCCAACTTGGAATCCCACTCGGACACGTCTCCAACGGGCTGTGGACCTGGGCTGATAGTCCCCTAGTCCGCCACCTGCGCAACTTTGGGCAGGAACACACGATGCCCGTGTTTGTCCGACCGCAGGTCCCACTCGATGTTGCCCAAAAGCTCAACCTGATCGACTGCGCCAAAGCAGCCTCTCAAGTGTGGACGCATGTCTTCATTCCGCTCACCCCGACGGCCTATCGCGTGGTGCTGCTACAGCACCCCGAATTCACGGTCCCGGTGGCAACCCGCGAAGTTATCCACGCTGTGCTCAGCCAGCCACCGGCAGGCGACATCGACCAAGACGCGGCCCGCGAGGAGTACCTAGAGCACGTACGCCTGCGAGCCGAAAATCGCTAG
- a CDS encoding putative quinol monooxygenase has product MILINVKYKVRPEFVDTFRQEVAAFTDATRAEDGCLFFDWYRSTEEDDVFILVEGFKDDAAEAHVNSEHFKQACVDMPKLLVETPTIINTLIPGKTEWDEMAEFKVEK; this is encoded by the coding sequence ATGATCCTCATCAACGTTAAGTACAAAGTCCGTCCAGAATTCGTCGATACCTTCCGCCAGGAAGTAGCTGCATTTACCGACGCCACCCGCGCCGAGGACGGCTGCCTGTTCTTCGACTGGTACCGTTCCACCGAGGAAGATGATGTATTTATCCTGGTAGAAGGCTTCAAGGACGATGCCGCGGAAGCGCATGTCAACTCCGAGCATTTCAAGCAGGCGTGCGTCGATATGCCGAAGCTGCTGGTGGAAACGCCGACCATCATCAATACGCTCATCCCGGGAAAGACTGAGTGGGATGAGATGGCTGAGTTTAAGGTCGAGAAGTAG
- a CDS encoding GIY-YIG nuclease family protein, translating into MSLYDDFDKLLESDLDGLLDEPEKVAPVTSQDRLERAFLEINEFYRENREKPSSTTRNISERKLGARLDGILANPNKIEALKHLDEFALLELPEAPTTIDELNSLDDLDLLGDDSGIFDVGALPAKPRKNEDAAKRKPAKDFDKFKPLFIDVQQKLEAGDLILVPFGGVSTIEQGKFFVLGGLTCYIAEVKETKLKANGDRLRPKQRLRVIFSNGTESSMYRQSLAIRMYEQQGRAFAQTSFDETEIMDPAVMTGHIYVLKSQSTDPQIAGMKDLYKIGYSRTAVEKRIANAATDPTYLMSPVEIVADYELQAIRPSALENLIHRVFDSARLQLSQIDLEGKNYTPKEWFVVPLTVINQAIDMIRTGDIVEVHYDRELQKLVLNEEQELFQ; encoded by the coding sequence ATGAGCCTGTACGACGACTTTGACAAACTCCTCGAAAGCGACCTTGACGGTCTGCTCGACGAACCCGAAAAAGTAGCACCGGTCACCTCCCAAGACCGGCTCGAACGAGCATTCCTCGAAATCAACGAGTTCTATCGAGAGAACCGAGAAAAGCCAAGCTCAACCACCCGGAACATCTCCGAGCGTAAACTAGGTGCACGCCTCGACGGCATTTTGGCCAACCCCAACAAAATCGAAGCTCTAAAACACCTCGATGAATTCGCACTGCTCGAGCTTCCCGAGGCGCCCACAACCATCGACGAACTCAACTCCCTCGATGACCTTGACCTGCTCGGCGATGACTCGGGAATCTTTGACGTCGGCGCCCTTCCTGCCAAGCCAAGAAAGAACGAAGACGCCGCGAAACGCAAGCCTGCAAAGGACTTCGACAAATTCAAACCGCTATTTATTGATGTGCAGCAGAAACTAGAAGCCGGGGACCTCATTCTGGTTCCGTTCGGCGGAGTATCCACCATCGAACAGGGAAAGTTTTTCGTACTCGGTGGTCTGACCTGCTACATCGCTGAAGTAAAAGAGACCAAGCTCAAAGCAAACGGCGATCGCCTGCGTCCGAAGCAGCGACTCCGCGTCATCTTTTCCAACGGCACCGAGTCATCCATGTACAGGCAATCCCTAGCAATTCGGATGTACGAACAACAAGGCCGCGCCTTCGCCCAAACCTCATTCGACGAAACCGAAATCATGGACCCGGCAGTCATGACAGGGCACATCTACGTGCTCAAATCACAAAGCACGGACCCGCAAATCGCGGGCATGAAAGACCTATACAAGATTGGCTACAGCAGGACGGCCGTCGAAAAGCGCATTGCCAACGCCGCAACCGACCCGACCTATCTCATGTCACCCGTAGAAATCGTCGCCGACTACGAACTACAAGCCATCCGGCCATCGGCGCTGGAAAACCTCATTCACCGGGTGTTCGACAGCGCGCGCCTGCAACTTAGCCAAATCGACTTGGAGGGAAAGAACTACACCCCCAAAGAATGGTTCGTTGTGCCACTTACGGTGATCAATCAAGCCATCGACATGATCCGAACCGGCGACATCGTCGAAGTTCACTACGATAGGGAACTACAAAAACTCGTCCTCAACGAAGAACAGGAGCTTTTCCAATGA